One segment of Salvelinus alpinus chromosome 1, SLU_Salpinus.1, whole genome shotgun sequence DNA contains the following:
- the LOC139577330 gene encoding retinol dehydrogenase 8-like — protein sequence MASSGQKVVLITGCSSGIGLRIAVLLAKDEKKRYHVIATMRDLKKKDKLVETAGDAYGKTLMLLPLDVCSDESVKQCINSVKDRHIDILINNAGVGLLGPVESISIEDMKRVFETNFFGVVRMIKEVMPDMKKRRAGHIVVMSSVMGLQGVVFNDVYTASKFAMEGFCESMAVQLLKFNVHLSMIEPGPVHTEFETKMMEDVAKMEYPGADADTVRYFKDVYLPSSKDIFEAMGQTPEDIAKCTKKVIESRNPRFRNLTNSLYTPIVAMKYADETGGLSVNTFYNLLFNFGPLMHITMSILKCLTCSCLRRRTISPN from the exons ATGGCGAGCAGTGGACAAAAAGTAGTTCTGATCACCGGTTGCTCCTCCGGCATCGGGTTACGAATCGCCGTCCTGCTGGCCAAAGATGAAAAGAAGCGTTACCATG tcattGCCACCATGCGTGACCTGAAGAAGAAGGATAAGCTGGTGGAGACAGCAGGTGATGCGTATGGGAAGACCCTCATGCTGCTGCCTCTGGACGTGTGCAGTGATGAGTCAGTCAAGCAGTGCATCAACAGTGTCAAGGACCGCCATATTGATATCCTCA TCAACAATGCAGGTGTGGGCTTGTTGGGACCAGTGGAAAGCATCAGTATCGAGGACATGAAGAGGGTGTTTGAGACCAACTTCTTTGGCGTGGTGAGGATGATTAAAGAGGTCATGCCTGACATGAAGAAGAGGCGGGCGGGACACATCGTGGTCATGAGCAGTGTTATGGGTCTACAGG GTGTAGTGTTCAACGATGTCTACACTGCCTCCAAGTTCGCCATGGAGGGCTTCTGTGAGAGTATGGCTGTCCAACTGCTCAAGTTCAACGTCCA TTTGTCTATGATTGAGCCAGGGCCGGTGCACACTGAGTTTGAGACGAAGATGATGGAGGACGTGGCCAAGATGGAGTACCCGGGAGCTGATGCAGACACAGTGCGCTACTTTAAAGATGTTTACCTGCCCTCCTCCAAGGATATCTTTGAGGCCATGGGTCAGACCCCAGAGGACATCGCCAAG TGTACTAAGAAGGTGATCGAGTCAAGGAACCCTCGCTTCAGGAACCTGACCAACAGCCTGTACACGCCCATCGTGGCCATGAAGTATGCCGACGAGACAGGCGGCCTGTCGGTCAACACCTTCTACAACCTGCTGTTCAACTTCGGCCCCCTCATGCACATCACCATGAGCATCCTTAAGTGCCTGACCTGCAGCTGCCTGCGCCGACGCACCATCTCACCGAACTGA